The following proteins come from a genomic window of Natrinema saccharevitans:
- a CDS encoding DUF7521 family protein gives MWISAAAMPTAIALAVVKTLVLVVGGVITFFAYKAYRRTRQSALGYLSLGFGLVTLGLVLAGMLYEVLGVPLMTGILLESLLVLAGFLVIAHSLYVT, from the coding sequence ATGTGGATCTCCGCCGCGGCAATGCCGACCGCGATCGCCCTCGCGGTCGTCAAGACGCTCGTTCTCGTCGTCGGCGGCGTCATTACGTTCTTTGCCTACAAGGCCTATCGGCGCACTCGTCAGTCCGCGCTGGGCTATCTCTCGCTCGGCTTCGGCCTCGTTACACTCGGTCTAGTACTCGCCGGTATGTTGTACGAGGTACTCGGCGTCCCACTGATGACCGGTATCCTCCTCGAGAGCCTGCTGGTTCTGGCCGGGTTCCTCGTGATCGCGCACTCCCTGTACGTGACCTGA
- a CDS encoding CDGSH iron-sulfur domain-containing protein yields the protein MTRLVELEANGPRKLEPDDIDDEKGDVAVCQCGLSDDFPFCDGSHRRTRDEADGTTYVYEDGQRREVKRVVTTDDAEE from the coding sequence ATGACGCGACTGGTCGAACTCGAGGCGAACGGCCCTCGGAAGCTCGAGCCGGACGACATCGACGACGAGAAGGGCGACGTGGCGGTCTGTCAGTGCGGGCTCTCGGACGACTTCCCCTTCTGTGACGGGAGCCACCGGCGGACCCGCGACGAGGCGGACGGTACGACGTACGTCTACGAGGACGGACAGCGACGAGAAGTCAAGCGGGTCGTGACGACTGACGACGCGGAGGAGTAA